Proteins from one Thermobifida alba genomic window:
- a CDS encoding AMP-binding protein, which yields MPNRRPLEAVVGLAAEHLAELLDAALDGRGPALLPIPADVPEPRRRVLLETMRPTSVRTPEGVAALADGVPVADGTALVIATSGSTGRPKGVELGSAALLASVRAATARIGARPGEPWLCVLPTAHISGLQVLLRARLLDAPVLHRSFDAAAVAAAAGHRPHVSLVPTQLRRLLDAGADLSPFRTVLLGGAAADAGLLTAARTAGARVVTTYGMSETCGGCVYDGVPLDGVAVDLDEEGRVLLSGPVLFHGYRLRPDLTDRHLVERDGRRWFRTSDLGVWEEGRLRVRGRADDVINTGGHKVVAAEVAALLTRLDAVAEAAVVGRPDPEWGQRVTAVVVPADPAAPPTLEQIRDWVGAHLPRYAAPRELDLRAELPLLPSGKPDLRRLSRA from the coding sequence ATGCCGAACCGACGTCCCCTGGAGGCGGTGGTGGGGCTCGCCGCCGAACACCTCGCCGAGCTCCTGGACGCCGCCCTGGACGGACGCGGACCCGCCCTGCTGCCGATCCCCGCGGACGTCCCCGAACCCCGCCGCCGCGTCCTGCTGGAGACGATGCGCCCGACCAGCGTGCGCACCCCCGAGGGGGTGGCGGCGCTGGCCGACGGCGTCCCCGTGGCCGACGGCACCGCGCTGGTCATCGCCACCTCCGGCTCCACCGGCCGTCCCAAGGGCGTGGAGCTGGGCTCCGCCGCGCTGCTGGCCTCCGTCCGCGCCGCCACGGCGCGGATCGGTGCGCGGCCGGGCGAGCCGTGGCTGTGCGTCCTGCCCACCGCGCACATCTCCGGCCTGCAGGTGCTGCTGCGCGCCCGCCTGCTGGACGCACCGGTGCTGCACCGCTCCTTCGACGCGGCGGCGGTCGCGGCCGCCGCCGGGCACCGCCCGCACGTGTCGCTGGTCCCCACCCAGCTGCGCCGCCTGCTGGACGCGGGCGCGGACCTGTCGCCGTTCCGCACCGTGCTGCTGGGCGGCGCCGCCGCCGACGCCGGCCTGCTGACCGCCGCCCGCACGGCCGGCGCCCGCGTCGTGACCACCTACGGCATGAGCGAGACCTGCGGCGGGTGCGTCTACGACGGTGTGCCCCTGGACGGGGTCGCGGTCGACCTCGACGAGGAGGGCCGCGTCCTGCTGTCGGGGCCCGTGCTGTTCCACGGCTACCGGCTGCGCCCCGACCTGACCGACCGCCACCTGGTGGAACGGGACGGCCGCCGCTGGTTTCGCACCTCGGACCTGGGGGTGTGGGAGGAGGGGCGGCTGCGCGTCCGCGGCCGCGCCGACGACGTCATCAACACCGGCGGCCACAAGGTGGTGGCCGCGGAGGTGGCGGCCCTGCTCACCCGGCTGGACGCGGTCGCCGAGGCCGCCGTCGTGGGGCGCCCCGACCCCGAGTGGGGGCAGCGCGTCACCGCCGTCGTCGTCCCCGCCGACCCCGCGGCGCCTCCCACCCTGGAGCAGATCCGCGACTGGGTGGGCGCCCACCTGCCGCGCTACGCCGCGCCCCGGGAACTGGACCTGCGCGCCGAACTGCCGCTGCTGCCGTCCGGGAAACCCGACCTGCGCCGGCTGAGCCGGGCCTGA
- a CDS encoding DUF5313 family protein: MSDRHEHRLRRALRYYPRHYRERHGEEIVATALELADPADPASLRTQYRDLVRAGLATRWRERPPMGRWLLYRLFDVRVPFRYRMWARDDLLGRRYWLRRGVSLLALHLAVAVPLCLLPPRPTVDLFGLSMDRTAIMATVALLLVLTSLPTTGRYRRRMLDKHDFHHDGTPVRWRTYQDEQGRMRAVRD, translated from the coding sequence ATGAGTGACCGCCACGAGCACCGGCTGCGCCGCGCCCTGCGCTACTACCCCCGCCACTACCGGGAACGCCACGGCGAGGAGATCGTCGCCACCGCGCTGGAACTGGCCGACCCTGCCGACCCGGCGTCGCTCCGGACCCAGTACCGCGACCTGGTGCGCGCGGGGCTGGCCACCCGGTGGCGGGAACGCCCCCCGATGGGACGCTGGCTGCTGTACCGGCTGTTCGACGTGCGGGTGCCGTTCCGGTACCGCATGTGGGCGCGCGACGACCTCCTGGGCCGCCGCTACTGGCTGCGCCGGGGCGTGTCGCTCCTCGCCCTCCACCTGGCCGTCGCCGTCCCCCTGTGCCTCCTGCCCCCGCGGCCCACCGTGGACCTGTTCGGGCTGAGCATGGACCGGACCGCGATCATGGCGACCGTGGCCCTGCTCCTCGTGCTCACGTCGCTGCCGACCACCGGCCGCTACCGCCGCAGGATGCTGGACAAGCACGACTTCCACCACGACGGCACCCCGGTGCGCTGGCGCACCTACCAGGACGAGCAGGGAAGGATGCGCGCCGTCCGGGACTGA
- a CDS encoding DUF3040 domain-containing protein — protein MSLRENERRILAEIEDRLSADDPELAEVLASFDTDDYSDSEEVAEAWKPWAVCGAIAVVVAGLLVALFVAVPGAGPEGEPAPADRPGGGVSQTLTP, from the coding sequence ATGTCTTTGCGGGAGAACGAGCGGCGGATTCTGGCCGAGATCGAGGACCGGCTCAGCGCCGACGATCCCGAGCTCGCCGAGGTGCTGGCCTCCTTCGACACGGACGACTACAGCGACTCCGAGGAGGTCGCGGAGGCGTGGAAGCCCTGGGCGGTGTGCGGCGCGATCGCGGTCGTGGTGGCGGGGCTGCTGGTCGCGCTGTTCGTGGCGGTGCCCGGTGCCGGGCCTGAGGGGGAGCCCGCGCCCGCCGACCGCCCGGGCGGCGGGGTGTCGCAGACGCTCACGCCCTGA
- a CDS encoding o-succinylbenzoate synthase: protein MTGRAFAIPLRTRFRGVTVREGMLVRGAAGWGEFSPFAEYGPAECARWWAACHEAAEVGWPAPVRDAVPVNATVPAVGPEEAARLVTSSGCATAKVKVAERGQTEADDLARVEAVRDAIGPRGKVRIDVNGAWDVDTAVRMIRLLDRFDLEYVEQPCATVEELARVRRRVSVPVAADESVRRAEDPLRVRDAEAADVVVLKVQPLGGVRAALRLAEECGLPVVVSSAVETSVGLAAGVALAAALPELPYACGLATMRLLRSDVCDDPLLPEGGMLPVRRVEVSERRLAEVEVDPAAWRERMAAARAEWERVERSPWP from the coding sequence GTGACGGGCCGGGCGTTCGCCATTCCGCTGCGCACGCGGTTCCGCGGCGTCACCGTACGCGAGGGGATGCTGGTGCGCGGCGCGGCGGGATGGGGGGAGTTCTCGCCGTTCGCCGAGTACGGTCCCGCCGAGTGCGCCCGCTGGTGGGCGGCCTGCCACGAGGCCGCCGAGGTCGGCTGGCCGGCGCCGGTGCGCGACGCGGTGCCGGTCAACGCCACGGTTCCGGCGGTGGGGCCGGAGGAGGCGGCGCGCCTCGTCACCTCCTCCGGCTGCGCCACGGCCAAGGTGAAGGTGGCCGAGCGGGGGCAGACCGAGGCCGACGACCTGGCCCGCGTGGAGGCGGTGCGGGACGCGATCGGTCCGCGCGGGAAGGTGCGCATCGACGTCAACGGGGCCTGGGACGTCGACACCGCGGTCCGCATGATCCGGCTGCTGGACCGCTTCGACCTGGAGTACGTGGAGCAGCCGTGCGCCACGGTGGAGGAGCTGGCCCGGGTGCGGCGGCGGGTGTCGGTGCCGGTCGCGGCCGACGAGTCGGTCCGGCGCGCCGAGGACCCGCTGCGGGTGCGCGACGCCGAGGCCGCCGACGTGGTGGTGCTCAAGGTGCAGCCGCTGGGCGGGGTACGCGCCGCGCTGCGGCTGGCCGAGGAGTGCGGGCTGCCGGTGGTGGTCTCCAGCGCGGTGGAGACCTCGGTGGGGCTGGCCGCCGGCGTGGCGCTGGCCGCGGCCCTGCCGGAGCTGCCGTACGCCTGCGGGCTGGCCACGATGCGGCTGCTGCGCTCCGACGTGTGCGACGACCCGCTGCTGCCCGAGGGCGGAATGCTGCCCGTGCGCCGGGTGGAGGTATCCGAGCGGCGGCTGGCCGAGGTCGAGGTCGATCCGGCGGCGTGGCGGGAGCGGATGGCGGCGGCGCGCGCCGAGTGGGAGCGCGTCGAGCGGTCGCCGTGGCCGTGA
- a CDS encoding universal stress protein, with translation MSHREAAAGTVVVGVDGSEGSLHALDWAVDAAAGRGARLRLVYAMSLPLVTTPLGGPIRTAPSQEVSDAAAALLAEALQRVHAAAPSLDADTEVSRIEPHHALIRASEAADLVVVGSRGLSGVRSLFLGSVAQRVAAHASCPVVVVPPTSQEPAARRGRVVVGVDGSVHAAAALRFALVEAERLRAELVAVSAWQAPEAPVDPFTVLHADVDIDREQQVARVRDWLLRTVDDARTPLTERVPVRAEAPEGHPAAALLAEGADADLVVVGSRGRGGFAGLLLGSVSRSVLHHAVVPVAVVHVADDTR, from the coding sequence ATGTCGCACCGAGAAGCCGCAGCGGGCACGGTCGTGGTCGGAGTGGACGGCTCCGAGGGCAGCCTGCACGCCCTGGACTGGGCCGTCGACGCCGCCGCGGGACGCGGTGCGAGGCTGCGCCTGGTCTACGCGATGAGCCTGCCGTTGGTGACCACTCCGCTGGGCGGACCGATCCGGACGGCGCCCTCCCAGGAGGTCTCCGACGCCGCCGCCGCGCTGCTGGCCGAGGCGCTGCAGCGGGTGCACGCGGCCGCGCCCAGCCTGGACGCCGACACCGAGGTCTCCCGGATCGAGCCGCACCACGCGCTGATCCGGGCCTCCGAGGCCGCCGACCTGGTCGTGGTGGGCTCGCGGGGCCTCAGCGGCGTCAGGTCGCTCTTCCTCGGCTCGGTCGCCCAGCGGGTCGCCGCCCACGCCTCCTGCCCGGTCGTGGTGGTCCCGCCGACCAGCCAGGAGCCCGCGGCGCGCCGCGGACGTGTCGTGGTGGGCGTGGACGGCTCCGTGCACGCCGCCGCCGCGCTGCGGTTTGCGCTGGTCGAGGCCGAGCGGCTGCGCGCCGAGCTGGTCGCCGTGTCCGCCTGGCAGGCGCCCGAGGCGCCCGTCGACCCGTTCACGGTGCTGCACGCCGACGTCGACATCGACCGCGAGCAGCAGGTCGCCCGCGTCCGCGACTGGCTGCTGCGGACGGTCGACGACGCCCGCACCCCGCTGACCGAGCGGGTCCCGGTGCGGGCGGAGGCCCCCGAGGGCCACCCCGCGGCCGCGCTGCTGGCCGAGGGGGCCGACGCCGACCTGGTCGTGGTGGGCTCGCGCGGCCGCGGCGGGTTCGCCGGACTGCTGCTGGGGTCGGTCAGCCGGTCCGTGCTGCACCACGCCGTGGTGCCCGTCGCCGTGGTGCACGTGGCCGACGACACCCGGTGA
- a CDS encoding isochorismate synthase yields the protein MISPTSCERLTVRTTALPEERALLDLLPPAAPLSWVRRGEGLVAWGTAARLDLPAESERSGVWRFTAAAEWLESLFAGITVDDEVRRPGSGPVVFGSFTFDGRDAGSTLVLPRVVVGRRGGRTWLTVVGEEDAPLAAAPPPRPVGALRWLPGTVGEDAWTSTVARAVERIRDTGLAKVVLARDVVAEAAHPIDVRTPLARLAADYPDCYVYSVAGLTGATPELLLRRAGDRLESLVLAGTAPRGATGREDAALAEALLASAKDVEEHAYAVESLREALGPFCAELRAPRRPELLRLANVQHLATPVHATLAPGTATLRVLAALHPTAAVGGTPTRTAMEVIGELEGMRRDRYAGPVGWIDAHGNGEWGIALRCAQIDGARARLFAGAGIVGDSDPRAELAETTAKFRAMRAALTD from the coding sequence GTGATCTCTCCGACCTCCTGTGAACGTCTGACCGTGCGAACCACGGCGCTGCCCGAGGAGCGCGCCCTGCTCGACCTGCTTCCCCCCGCTGCACCGCTGAGTTGGGTACGGCGCGGTGAGGGCCTGGTGGCGTGGGGGACCGCGGCGCGGCTGGACCTGCCCGCCGAGAGCGAGCGGTCCGGCGTGTGGCGCTTCACGGCGGCGGCCGAGTGGCTGGAGTCGCTGTTCGCGGGGATCACCGTGGACGACGAGGTGCGCCGGCCGGGCAGCGGCCCCGTGGTGTTCGGCTCGTTCACCTTCGACGGCCGCGACGCCGGGTCGACGCTGGTCCTGCCGCGCGTGGTCGTGGGGCGGCGCGGCGGCCGCACGTGGCTGACGGTGGTGGGCGAGGAGGACGCCCCCCTCGCGGCCGCGCCGCCGCCGCGGCCGGTGGGCGCGCTGCGGTGGTTGCCGGGCACGGTGGGCGAGGACGCGTGGACCTCGACGGTGGCCCGGGCGGTGGAGCGCATCCGCGACACCGGGCTGGCGAAGGTGGTGCTGGCCCGCGACGTGGTGGCCGAGGCCGCGCACCCCATCGACGTGCGCACCCCGCTGGCGCGGCTGGCGGCCGACTACCCGGACTGCTACGTCTACTCGGTGGCCGGGCTCACCGGGGCCACCCCCGAACTGCTGCTGCGGCGGGCCGGGGACCGCCTGGAGTCGCTGGTGCTGGCCGGGACGGCGCCGCGGGGGGCCACCGGGCGCGAGGACGCCGCCCTGGCCGAGGCGCTGCTGGCCTCCGCCAAGGACGTCGAGGAGCACGCCTACGCGGTGGAGTCGCTGCGCGAGGCGCTGGGGCCGTTCTGCGCGGAGCTGCGCGCCCCCCGCCGCCCCGAGCTGCTGCGGCTGGCCAACGTGCAGCACCTGGCCACCCCGGTGCACGCGACGCTGGCTCCGGGGACGGCGACGCTGCGGGTGCTGGCGGCGCTGCACCCCACGGCCGCGGTGGGCGGCACCCCGACCCGGACGGCGATGGAGGTCATCGGCGAACTGGAGGGGATGCGGCGGGACCGCTACGCCGGTCCCGTGGGGTGGATCGACGCGCACGGCAACGGCGAGTGGGGGATCGCGCTGCGCTGCGCCCAGATCGACGGCGCACGGGCCCGCCTGTTCGCCGGGGCCGGCATCGTCGGCGACTCCGACCCGCGGGCGGAACTGGCCGAGACCACCGCGAAGTTCCGCGCGATGCGCGCGGCCCTGACGGACTGA
- the menD gene encoding 2-succinyl-5-enolpyruvyl-6-hydroxy-3-cyclohexene-1-carboxylic-acid synthase has product MNPSTALARVLVDELARLGLAEAVVAPGSRSTPLALALVADPRIRTHVRIDERSASFLAVGLARVSRRPVALVCTSGTAAANFHPAVLEADQSEVGLVVLTADRPPELRGTGANQTVDQIGLYGSAVRFFAEVGVPEPEAGMVAYWRSLACRAWAAAQGSRPGPVHLNLAFREPLVPGQGGRPWPEPLAGRPGQRPWIEAAPRPGEPEPVELPAVERGVIVCGDGDYDPVPLLALAARTGWPLLAEPTSNARRAEALSSYRQLLAVPEFVAAHEPELVVSVGRPGLSRQLLAYLRRAERHVVVGDPAAFADPVRTATDVVGAVRAPEAATPDTAWAASWTAAEAAAREAADRLLDADEALSELRLARDLAAHLPAGALLFAGASMPIRDLDAVMRPRCGLRLVGNRGVSGIDGTVSSAVGAALAHQADGGGEAFALLGDLALLHDQNGLLLGADEPRPDLAVVVVNNDGGGIFSGLEQAGHPDFERVFGTPHGVSVEQVAATADLPYTRLEWATDLPKALLGEGLRLVEVRTDRAASARLRRALQDAVADAVR; this is encoded by the coding sequence ATGAATCCGTCTACCGCACTGGCGCGTGTCCTGGTCGACGAGCTGGCCCGGTTGGGGCTGGCCGAGGCCGTCGTCGCGCCGGGGTCCCGTTCGACTCCCCTGGCCCTGGCCCTGGTGGCCGACCCCCGGATCCGCACCCACGTCCGTATCGACGAGCGGTCGGCATCCTTCCTGGCGGTGGGGCTGGCCCGGGTGTCGCGCCGCCCCGTGGCCCTGGTGTGCACGTCGGGCACTGCCGCGGCCAACTTCCACCCCGCGGTGCTGGAAGCCGACCAGAGCGAGGTGGGGCTGGTGGTGCTCACCGCGGACCGGCCGCCGGAGCTGCGGGGGACCGGCGCCAACCAGACGGTGGACCAGATCGGCCTGTACGGGTCGGCGGTGCGCTTCTTCGCCGAGGTGGGGGTGCCCGAACCGGAGGCGGGCATGGTCGCCTACTGGCGGTCGCTGGCCTGCCGGGCCTGGGCGGCGGCCCAGGGGAGCAGACCCGGCCCGGTCCACCTCAACCTGGCGTTCCGGGAACCGCTGGTGCCCGGCCAGGGCGGCCGGCCGTGGCCGGAGCCCCTGGCCGGGAGGCCGGGGCAGCGGCCGTGGATCGAGGCGGCCCCGCGGCCCGGGGAACCCGAACCGGTGGAGCTGCCCGCGGTGGAGCGGGGCGTCATCGTGTGCGGCGACGGCGACTACGACCCGGTGCCGCTGCTGGCGCTGGCCGCCCGGACCGGATGGCCGCTGCTGGCCGAACCCACCTCCAACGCCCGCCGCGCCGAGGCGCTCTCCAGCTACCGGCAACTGCTGGCGGTCCCCGAGTTCGTCGCCGCCCACGAACCCGAACTGGTGGTGAGCGTGGGCCGTCCGGGACTGTCCCGGCAGCTGCTGGCCTACCTGCGCCGCGCCGAGCGGCACGTGGTGGTGGGGGACCCGGCGGCGTTCGCCGATCCGGTGCGGACCGCCACCGACGTGGTCGGCGCGGTGCGCGCGCCGGAGGCGGCCACGCCCGACACCGCCTGGGCCGCGTCGTGGACGGCGGCGGAGGCGGCCGCCCGGGAGGCCGCCGACCGGCTGCTGGACGCCGACGAGGCGCTGTCGGAGCTGCGGCTGGCCCGTGACCTGGCCGCCCACCTGCCGGCCGGGGCGCTGCTGTTCGCCGGGGCCAGCATGCCGATCCGCGACCTCGACGCGGTGATGCGGCCGCGCTGCGGGCTGCGCCTGGTCGGCAACCGGGGGGTGAGCGGCATCGACGGCACGGTCTCCAGCGCGGTGGGCGCGGCCCTGGCCCACCAGGCCGACGGCGGGGGAGAGGCGTTCGCGCTGCTGGGGGACCTGGCGCTGCTGCACGACCAGAACGGGCTGCTGCTGGGGGCGGACGAGCCCCGCCCGGACCTGGCGGTCGTGGTGGTCAACAACGACGGCGGCGGGATCTTCTCCGGACTGGAGCAGGCCGGGCACCCCGACTTCGAGCGGGTCTTCGGCACTCCCCACGGAGTGTCCGTGGAGCAGGTCGCGGCCACCGCGGACCTGCCCTACACGCGCCTGGAGTGGGCCACCGACCTGCCCAAGGCCTTGTTGGGGGAGGGGCTGCGGCTGGTGGAGGTGCGCACCGACCGCGCCGCCTCGGCCCGCCTGCGCCGCGCGCTGCAGGACGCGGTGGCCGACGCGGTGCGGTGA
- the menB gene encoding 1,4-dihydroxy-2-naphthoyl-CoA synthase yields the protein MGSVVDWKRSGDYTDIIYETAEGIAKITINRPEVHNAFRPQTLFELQHAFNVARDDSSVGVIIFTGAGDQAFCSGGDQKIRGDDGYLGDDAVAQQGIGRLNVLDLQVQIRRLPKPVIAMVAGYSIGGGNVLQVCCDLTIAADNARFGQTGPKVGSFDGGYGSWLLAETVGLKKAREIWYLCRQYTAQEALEMGMVNTVVPLERLEEETVAWARELLEKSPLALRMLKGALNAVSDGAAGMQQFAGDATMLYYMSEEAQEGRDAFKEKRRPEFDKFPRRP from the coding sequence GTGGGCAGCGTGGTGGACTGGAAGCGGTCCGGGGACTACACCGACATCATCTACGAGACCGCCGAGGGCATCGCCAAGATCACCATCAACCGCCCGGAGGTGCACAACGCCTTCCGTCCGCAGACCCTGTTCGAGCTGCAGCACGCCTTCAACGTGGCCCGGGACGACTCCTCGGTCGGGGTGATCATCTTCACCGGAGCCGGGGACCAGGCGTTCTGCTCCGGTGGCGACCAGAAGATCCGCGGCGACGACGGCTACCTGGGCGACGACGCGGTGGCCCAACAGGGCATCGGCCGGCTCAACGTGCTGGACCTGCAGGTGCAGATCCGGCGGCTGCCCAAGCCGGTCATCGCCATGGTGGCGGGCTACTCCATCGGCGGCGGCAACGTGCTGCAGGTCTGCTGCGACCTGACCATCGCCGCCGACAACGCCCGCTTCGGGCAGACCGGTCCCAAGGTCGGCTCCTTCGACGGTGGCTACGGCTCCTGGCTGCTGGCCGAGACCGTGGGGCTGAAGAAGGCCCGCGAGATCTGGTACCTGTGCCGCCAGTACACCGCCCAGGAGGCCCTGGAGATGGGCATGGTCAACACGGTGGTGCCGCTGGAGCGCCTGGAGGAGGAGACCGTCGCCTGGGCGCGGGAGCTGCTGGAGAAGTCCCCGCTGGCGCTGCGCATGCTCAAGGGCGCGCTGAACGCGGTCAGCGACGGCGCCGCGGGCATGCAGCAGTTCGCCGGGGACGCCACCATGCTCTACTACATGAGCGAGGAGGCCCAGGAGGGGCGCGACGCGTTCAAGGAGAAGCGCCGTCCCGAGTTCGACAAGTTCCCGCGCCGCCCGTGA
- a CDS encoding PadR family transcriptional regulator, with protein sequence MRLREQSYLVLLALTDGPRHGYAITTTVRELSEERVRLGAGTLYGALDRLAEQGLVAVAREEVVNGRNRRYYELTEQGRRVLAEETERMARMARLARTRLLAMRPGWGTA encoded by the coding sequence ATGCGATTGAGAGAGCAGAGCTATCTCGTGCTGCTGGCGCTGACCGACGGGCCGCGGCACGGGTACGCCATCACCACCACCGTGCGGGAGCTGTCCGAAGAGCGCGTCCGACTCGGTGCGGGGACCCTCTACGGAGCGCTCGACCGCCTCGCCGAGCAGGGACTGGTCGCGGTCGCCCGCGAAGAGGTCGTCAACGGACGCAACCGCCGCTACTACGAGCTGACCGAGCAGGGCCGCCGGGTGCTGGCCGAGGAGACCGAACGCATGGCGCGGATGGCCCGCCTCGCCCGGACCCGCCTGCTGGCGATGCGACCGGGATGGGGGACCGCCTGA
- a CDS encoding glycoside hydrolase family 10 protein, translating to MGWLTRAVAAAALLSVTAACGSVPEGAVPDVSGAAADTGGGSAPPTANGTAGAEPVPEDCATSAEFPKRQLRGVWIATVRNIDWPSESGLSADEQRDELVAQLDRAAELGLNAVFFHVRPTADAVYRSEREPWARYLTGKQGGDPGYDPLEFAVDQAHARGLELHAWFNPYRVGWQEADIDHLVDDHPVRRNPDWMITYDDQGYLDPGNPEARAWVVDVVADVVDRYDIDGVHFDDYFYPYPAAGEAFDDDASWRAHGDGFDDRAEWRRDNVNQLIRDVHERVEQTKPWVRFGVSPFGIWRNRSSDPSGSATSGLQSYDALNADTRTWIREGWIDYVVPQLYWPQGFATADYAELAPWWAAEVAGTGVDLYIGQAAYRVGEDGWRGADALSRQLDLNTAHPEITGDVYFSMKDLDGRARQAVERVAADHYTRPALPPTADDARGTPAPVGGLAAEADAEGVTLSWEGGADDRMYAVYRVPADADLCALADAEHLVAVLGGEQRTYRDAYDGSEAVRYHVTALDAFRVESAPAEGVVVAPG from the coding sequence ATGGGATGGTTGACCCGTGCCGTCGCCGCCGCGGCGCTGCTGTCGGTGACGGCCGCGTGCGGATCGGTCCCCGAGGGGGCCGTGCCCGACGTGTCCGGTGCGGCCGCCGACACGGGCGGCGGATCGGCGCCGCCCACGGCGAACGGTACGGCGGGCGCCGAACCCGTGCCCGAGGACTGCGCGACCTCCGCCGAGTTCCCCAAACGGCAGCTGCGCGGTGTGTGGATCGCCACCGTGCGCAACATCGACTGGCCCTCCGAGTCCGGACTGAGCGCCGACGAGCAGCGGGACGAGCTCGTCGCACAGCTGGACCGGGCCGCCGAACTGGGACTCAACGCGGTGTTCTTCCACGTGCGGCCCACTGCCGACGCCGTCTACCGCTCCGAACGGGAACCGTGGGCCCGCTACCTGACCGGAAAGCAGGGCGGCGACCCCGGCTACGATCCGCTGGAGTTCGCCGTCGACCAGGCGCACGCGCGCGGCCTGGAACTGCACGCCTGGTTCAACCCCTACCGGGTCGGCTGGCAGGAGGCCGACATCGACCACCTCGTCGACGACCACCCGGTGCGCCGCAACCCCGACTGGATGATCACCTACGACGACCAGGGCTACCTCGACCCCGGCAACCCCGAGGCCCGCGCATGGGTCGTCGACGTGGTCGCCGACGTCGTGGACCGCTACGACATCGACGGCGTGCACTTCGACGACTACTTCTACCCCTATCCGGCCGCGGGGGAGGCCTTCGACGACGACGCCAGCTGGCGGGCCCACGGGGACGGCTTCGACGACCGGGCCGAGTGGCGGCGCGACAACGTCAACCAGCTGATCCGGGACGTGCACGAACGCGTCGAGCAGACCAAGCCGTGGGTGCGGTTCGGGGTGAGCCCGTTCGGGATCTGGCGCAACCGCAGCAGCGACCCGTCCGGGTCGGCCACCAGCGGCCTGCAGTCCTACGACGCCCTCAACGCCGACACCCGCACCTGGATCCGGGAGGGCTGGATCGACTACGTCGTCCCGCAGCTGTACTGGCCGCAGGGCTTCGCCACCGCCGACTACGCCGAACTGGCGCCGTGGTGGGCCGCGGAGGTGGCGGGCACCGGCGTGGACCTGTACATCGGACAGGCCGCCTACCGGGTGGGGGAGGACGGCTGGCGGGGCGCCGACGCGCTGTCGCGGCAGCTGGACCTCAACACCGCCCACCCCGAGATCACCGGCGACGTCTACTTCTCGATGAAGGACCTCGACGGCCGGGCACGCCAGGCCGTCGAGCGGGTGGCGGCCGACCACTACACGCGCCCGGCGCTGCCGCCGACGGCGGACGACGCCCGCGGCACGCCCGCGCCGGTGGGCGGACTGGCCGCCGAGGCCGACGCCGAGGGGGTGACGCTGAGCTGGGAGGGCGGGGCGGACGACCGGATGTACGCCGTCTACCGGGTGCCCGCCGACGCCGACCTCTGCGCGCTCGCCGACGCCGAACACCTGGTGGCGGTGCTCGGCGGAGAGCAGCGGACCTACCGTGACGCCTACGACGGCTCCGAGGCGGTGCGCTACCACGTGACCGCGCTGGACGCCTTCCGGGTGGAGAGCGCGCCCGCGGAGGGCGTCGTGGTGGCCCCGGGGTGA